TGCCTCTTTTTTTGAACGTGACAAATTCTGATTGTAGAAATATTGTCTTGCATATTCATATTGGGAAGCATTGTATATTTTGGTCTGATAAAGATTTTCAGCTAGATTGAATCTGTAATTTTCTTTCTGTGTAAAATATTGAGACTGTTGAGCATCGGAAATTCCGAAATAAATGACCGCAGCCGCTAAAAGTATTTTTTTTGATTTCATTCTTTTTTGAATAAAAAAATTAGTCTATTATATCAACGAAAGTATTGAAAACTTATTGCTTAAACAAGTCTGCGGCGGGAGTTTAAGGAAAAATATGGAAAATTTAGCTATTTTTTAACATACTTTTATAATTATCATTACTTTTGTTTTTTTTCAAATCAAATATAGTTATTGGATGAATCAACTTTTTAGAAGAAAAATCTACTCAGATACGGACACCTCAACGGGTCTCTTAAGGGTATTGGGAGTATGGGACATTGTATTTTTTGGTATTGCGGCCATCATAGGTGCAGGAAGTTTCAGCAGCTTAGGTGAAGCCGTTTTCAGAGGAGGTCCCGGTGTTATCCTTCTATATTTGATATGTGGATTTGCCTGCGGATTTACAGCGTTATGTTATGCTGAATTTGCCAGCAGAATCCCTACGGCCGGCTCAGCGTACACCTATGCTTATGCCAGTTTCGGGGAGCTTATTGCCTGGATTATCGGCTGGGCACTGATCATGGAATATTCTTTCGGCAATATTTACGTGGCCTTTTCATGGTCTGATTATTTCACCAGCTTTTTAGAGCGTCTCGGAATGCACATTCCTGATTATCTTACCTGCAGTTATACTGAAGCCCGGAAAGCTTTCCAAAACGGTTCTGAAAATAAAGAGTTACTCAATGCATGGAAAAGCGCTCCGCTAATCGGAAGCCTGAAGTTTATCGTAGACATTCCGGCTTTGGTCATTAATGGCTTGATTACTTGGCTTTGCTATGTTGGTGTAAAAGAAAGTAAGAATTTCAACAACTCTCTTGTGATCTTAAAACTGGCTGTTATTGTACTGGTAATACTTGTTGGTTGTGCATATGTAAATAGCGAAAACTGGACTCCAGTCAGCCCGGTAACAGGAACACCATCCTTTATGCCTAATGGTTTTGCCGGAGTAATGAGTGCTGTTTCGGGGGTATTTTTTGCCTACATTGGCTTTGATGCTTTAAGTGTACTGTCTGAAGAAACCAAAGATCCGCAGAAAACCTTACCTAAAGGAATGATCATCTCTCTTGTTCTGTGTACTTTTATCTATATCGCCCTGACCCTTGTTCTTACAGGAATGGTAGATTACAGGAAGTTTGACGGAGTTGGAGATCCTCTTTCTTTTATATTTGAAAAAACCAATGCCAATGTAGCATGGATGGAACTTGTTGTTTCTTTTGTGGCTATCGTTGCTATTACCACTGTACTTTTGGTGTTCCAGATGGGGCAGCCGAGAATCTGGTATGCGATGAGCCGTGACGGACTGATGCCTCAGAGATTTCAGAAAGTACATCCTAAATATAAAACACCTTCTTACGCCACTATTGTAACAGGAATTGTAGTAGGAATCCCTATTTTATTTACCGATAAAACTTTCATCCTGGATTTCACCAGTATAGGAACGATATTCGCATTTGTATTAGTTTGTGCAGGAGTATTGCTTCTTCCGGCCAAAGAAAAAATTAAAGGAAGATTTCACCTTCCGTATGTAAACGGAAAGATTATTTTCCCTGTCATTTTCATTGGTGGATTAGCCGCTTTCTATTACTGGCAGCCGGAGTTTTTCGATAACCTTATGAACTGGAAAGATCCCAAAGAAGGTGAATTCAGAGCTTCGATCTTCTTCTTTATCCTGATCAACCTTGTTTTGTGTATTGTTACATTTATCAAGAATCTGTCTCTGATCCCGCTGATCGGCTTAAGCTCATGTCTTTATCTTCTTACCGGAATGAGCCACGACAACTGGTTCTGGTTCGGATTATGGTTTGCCATAGGAATGGTAATTTACTTCGGCTATGGCTACAGAAACAGTAAGCTTCGAAAAGAAATAAAATAAACGATATATTTCAGAAAATAAAAAGGGCGAAAAGGCAGATCTGCAGTTTCGCCCTTTTACTTTTTAACGCTATAAAAAATCGGCAGAATTATTGCTTTAACTTACTGAACAACATCAAACTACTTCACCATGTCAGAAAGAATAAAAACTTACAGAGAATTTTATCAGTTCTATCTTACTGAGCACAGGAAAATGGGAACCCGAATTTTTCACTTTATCGGAACCCTGCTTATCTTTGTGGTCATCTGGTATGTCATCAGCTCCGGAAAAGAACGATTTTTATGGTACATTCCGATCTTTGGATACGGTTTTGCATGGTTCAGTCATGCTGTTATTGAAAAAAATAAACCGGCTACTTTCAGATATCCTTTATGGTCCTTAATCTCGGATTTCAGGCTATTTTTTGAATTATTGATTGGAAAACAGAAGTTCACAGGTATTGAAGCCAAACCGAAAGAATCCACCAAATTATAATGCTATTGAATTTTGTGTGAAAATTTGCTGTTTTTTTGAAACGCAAAGTTCATTTATAGGCAAAGCACATTTCAGGCAGCAAAGTGTAGATTCAACTCTGGTGATTCGATGAAGCTGTAGACCAGCCTTCAGCTAATTAGTCAGAGTTATAAAAGCTTACTGAAAATCTTCGGTTTTCTTGCGCCCTAAAAGCAGCATAATCATTAAAAGCCTTGCGACTTTGCGGTGAATCTGCGAAGATCTGTGAGAATTAAAAAACCTAAAATCTGTGTATTCTGTGCAATCTGTGGGGAATCTGTTTGTATTGATACTTTTTTTGAAATGCAAAGCCTGAGCCTCTTTCAAAAAGTATAGGAAAATGACAAGCAGATTGATAAGATAAATAACTGTAATGTTATTCATACTTACAAAATTTAATGCGTATGATTAATATTGCTTTTCAAGAATATCATAATGAACAGTATTGATTACTTTTTCTGCTAAGGTATCTCCAGCAACTTTAATATGCTCAGGGATATAGGAGGATAATGTAATCGTTTTATCTTTATTTAAAGTAACAACAGACTCTTCCAGAACCTGATCTCCCACATAAAACTGAATCCTGTTTTCAGTTATTTTCCAGAAAGAAAGTCTTGGCTCAGTTGGTGTACAATTCCCGGAACTTCCTTCTATACGGTTATAAACTGCAAACCCGTCTTCTCTGATGGAATAATTCCTCATCAAACGGCAATCATCAAAATCTTTCACCACTTTTTTACCCTCTTCATAAAATCCGGCCTCTTTCAGTTTCCAGAATCCGATAACATCCTCTTTTTTTATTTTTTGTGCATTACACAGAAAAACCGCTGTAAAAAACAATATACCTGCTCCAATTCTATTCCTCATTGATCTTTTTATTTTGAAAAACGAAGATACAATAATATTACTGTCTTATGAGGGAGGAATATTCGAATTACAAGAAAGGGCCATAGGTACACTTTAATTTCTTTACTCCACATTCACGTTAATGTTGTTTAATTCTATACAATTGTTTCTTTTGGTTAAAATATTAAGAATATTAAAATTGAATCGTTAAAAATTAATGAACCAGAGAAAATCTATAGAAAAAATTTCGGCATGGTAATTGTCAATTAGGCCTTAAAATAAGTTTATGAAAAGTATCACAACCATTCTAAAAGGAGCTGTTCCTGCACTAGCATTATTCACCGTAACGCAATGTACAACAGCCAATGCAGCAGGAGCCGATGAAAAAACATTCATTGTAGGACCGGAAACTGCCGATTGTACCGGAGTAGCTCCAATGAAATGTCTTCAGGTAAAAGAAAAAGCTTCAGAAAACTGGACTAACTTCTACACCAACATTGAAGGATTCACCTACGAACCTGGATATGAATACGTTCTGAAAGTGAAGACAGAGAAAATCGCCAATCCTCCGGCTGACGGATCCTCTATAAAATATACATTGGTAAAACAAGTTTCCAAAACGAAGAAAAATACAGCCAATGCCGGTGAAAAAACCTTAATCGTAGGAGCTCAAACTGTAGACTGCTCTGCCGGGGCAGGACGTATGAAATGCATGCAGGTAAAAGAGAGTGCTTCAGAAAGCTGGACTAATTTCTACTCTCAGATTGAAGGATTCACTTACGAGCCTGGATATGAATATGTTCTGAAAGTGAAAACAGAGAAAATTGCCAATCCTCCGGCTGATGCTTCTTCTATAAAATATACCCTGATAGAACAGGTTTCTAAAACTAAAAAATAATTAAAAAAACGCCCGGCGAAGCCGGGCGTTTTTGATGGAAGCTGGAAAAAATGAGAATGGAAGTTAGTGTCGGATCAGAATATTAAACAGCTATTTTATTGACTTCATCAACACAATTTAAATGTATTTATTTTTCAGTTCTTCAGGAACTTCCTTCTTATCCTTTCTCTGCTTTATTTCTTAGATTAAGAGTTTTTCTGAGGTGGTTCCGGATATTTTCCTTTAGTGGCTTCTCCTACGGTATTGGCAGTAGTCATCGCCACTACCAGATCGTTCAGCATATTGCTTGCCGCAGTTGGTGAATTCGGAAGAAGGACAAGATTACTCCGGTTACTTGCTCCTACGGCATGTAAGGTATCGTAGTGCTGTGTAACGACGATCAGAGCAGATGCTTCATGAGAATTGATATCTACGTTATTCAACATCCGCACAGATTCCTCAAGACCTTTAGCAATTTCTCTTCTTTGATCTGCAATCCCCTGCCCCTGAAGTTTTTTAGATTCAGCTTCTGCTTTGGCTACCGCTACAATTCTTATTCTTTGAGCTTCAGACTCATACTCTGCTGCTGTTTTTTCTCTTTCTGCTGCATTGATCCTGTTCATGGCATGTTTTACCTGTTCATCCGGATCAATATCGGTTACCAGAGCTTTAATAATATCATATCCGTAACTGTTCATTGCTTCCTGAAGTTCACTTTTTACCGCTACTGCAATGTCATCTTTTCTTACAAAAACATCATCCAGCTTTAGCTTGGGAACTTCAGCCCGAACAACGTCAAATACAAAAGAGGTAATCTGATTTTCCGGGTTTTCCAGACGGTAATAGGCGTCTCCTACCTGATTCCTGATCACCTGGTACTGAACCGATATTTTCATTTTGATGAATACGTTATCCAGTGTTTTGGTATCGATCATAACATCCAGTTGCTGAATTCTCAAATTCAGTCTTTTGGCGATCTGGTCAATAACCGGAATTTTAAGATGCAGCCCGGAATGTCTCACAGTCTGAAATTTTCCGAAACGCTCAATAATAGCCGCTGTTTCCTGTTTAACCACAAAAAATGAAGCAAATAAAATAATCAGTCCGAAAAAAATAATGGGTGCTAAATAAAGACTCATAGTTTAATTTTTAAGTATTAGTTATGATAAAGATAAAATAATTTTAGTTTTAAATCTGCTATATTTACGACTAATAACCTTAAACTATACCATGAAAATTATTCTATTAGCTTTACTACTGGCAATTTCCGGCTTACAGGCACAGCAGCATCAGCCTTATTACCCGCATCTGGATAATCTGTTTTTAAATAACAAAGAACATGAATACAATTATTTCATTTATAATAAGACCAATCTGATCAAAGAACTCTTAAGAATCAGACAAAAAACATACTATAATAACTACTCTTTCAGCAGCAGCCCGAATGGTATCAGTTCATTTTCAGGTTTGGAAATTATTCCATTGCAGCAAAATATTGAAAACTTTCTTTCTACCGGTATTACCTTACAGCTACTCGGTGATAAAAAAACACATATTCAGATCACTTATACCGAGGCTTTTGGAAAGAAAGAAGGCAGCCAGAAAACCAACAGGGACTTTGACACTCTGGAATCAAACCTTGATATCTATGATAAGAATAAAGTAGCACTCTCTTTTCCTTTACAGATGCTGGCACCTTTTGTAACCAATAAAGATCTGAAAGGAGAATTTTTCATCTCAGAAATAGAAACATTTATTGCACAAGGTAAGAAGGCTGTTTTTATTGCTAAAGGAAATTTCTCTAAAGCTTTTTATCTGAAAAACAGCGGAGTAAACAGCCTGCTCATCAAAAAAATAGTCTTTGAGTTGATCAACGACGAATTATCTGTCAAAGCCGTTTACCCGATTTCAAACGACTATTCGGGAAAATATGAATATTCTCCTGATTCTCAAAATAATATCCTGATTTTAAAAATACCTTTTCAGCTTTAACTAAACGGTCATTCCGATATCAATCCCTTTGATTTTTCTGTAAAGGTCGGTGGCAAAATTATCGGTCATTCCTGAAACAAAATCAATTACTCCAAGAACTTTCTGGTAATCGGTTCCTTCTTCATACACAAATTGTCTCGGAAGGAGTTTCAGGGCTTTTTTATCATAGGATTTTCTTTCATCTTCCGGTTTCAGAATGGATGGAATAAAATGATCGAGAAGCTCATACATTACGTTGTAACCGGCATTTTCAATCTCTACGACCGCTTTGTGGTTATAGATCTTTTCAATGGAGAAAGATTCAATATCGTGCAGTGCCCTGTTGTCAGCTTTGTAAACATCCAGAAGGGCTTTATCCAGGTTTCCTTCAAGAATGGTTTCGAAATTATTCCTGTAAATCTCAAGCGATTTATTGATTAAAGCATTAATGGCTTTCGCTCTCAGGTAAGAGATCTTCTCATTTTCATTGGAGATGGAAGCCAGCTTGTTTTTCACCCGGCCCATATCATTGCTTTCTGATTTCACCAATTCGAAAAACAGGTTTTCACAGTCGGCGGTTGATACAATTCCCAGCCTGTGGGCATCTTCCATATCAATAATATTATAGCAAATATCATCTGCAGCTTCTACCAGCCATACAAACGGGTGTCTTTTGAAAATATATGGTTCCGAACTTTCTGTAATCAGACTCGTACCCTTGGCAATCTCTAAAAACAGATCTTTCTCATTCTGGAAGAACCCAAATTTTTTCCGGTGTATAATTCCTTTTTTCTTAGCCACCGCTTCACAGGGATATTTTGCAATGCTGGCTAAGGTAGAAAATGTAAGCTGAATCCCGCCTTCATCTTTTCCCTGCTGGCGTTGTGCCAACACTCTTATGGCATTGGCATTTCCTTCAAAATTCACCAGATCAGCCCATTCTTTTTCATTGAATTTCGGTTTCAGGTCTTTTTCATTTCTTTCAAAATAGCTCGCAATGGCATCTTCTCCCGAATGTCCGAAAGCAGGGTTTCCCACATCATGACATAAACAGGCCGCCGCAATTACATTTCCTAAATTATGAAGATAGAAATTTCTGGAATCTTCTGTCAACTCATTTTTATAGGTTTCGGAAATAAATTCTCCGATGATGCTTCCTAAACTTCTTCCTACCGATGATACTTCTAACGAGTGAGTCAGCCGGTTGTGTACAAAAACACTTCCGGGAAGAGGAAAAACCTGGGTTTTATTCTGTAATCTTCTGAAAGCGGAAGAGAAAATAATTCGGTCGAAATCTCTCTGAAAATCAGTTCTTGAAGCTTTAGTATGTGGATTGTTCCCTGTACGCTGATTGGTAAAAATCTGGTTTAAGTTCATCATTTTTCAAAATTACTCCAAATTTTATTTTTACGGAATAGTATTTGAATTTTTATTGAAAAGCAAAATTATGCCTGAAGGTCCATCCATACTCATCATGAAAGAAAGCCTGCAGTATTTTGTCGGGAAAACCGTGACAGAAGCTTCGGGTAACGCTCAATTCGACAAAGATCCTCTGATTGATCAGATTCTTTTGGACATCCGTACTTTCGGGAAGCAGACCTACCTTATATTCAGGAAACATGCAATCCGGATTCATTTGCTGATGTTTGGTTCCTATAGTACTGATGAACAGACCAAACCGGATAAAAGCCTCCGTTTATCACTGCACTTTCAGTCAGAAAGCATGTATTTTTACACCTGCTCTGTAAAACTTGTTGACTCTGAATTTCTGTCTTCTATTGACTGGGAAGCTGATGTTATGAGCGATCTGTGGAACCCTGAAAAAGCGGAGCAGAAACTGAAAGCAAAACCGGGAATGATGGTTTGCGATGCTTTAATGAATCAGGATATTTTTTCCGGAGTAGGAAATATCATCAAAAATGAAGTTCTTTTCAGAATCGGAGTACAACCGGAAAGCCTTGTAGGAAAACTGCCGGCTAAAAAACGGAAAGACCTTATTGCTGAAGCCCGAAACTACAGTTTTGATTTTCTGGAATGGAAAAAGGAATTTGTTTTAAAAAAGCACTGGCTGGTCCACACGAAAACAATCTGTCCGAAATGTGGACTGAAACTGATTAAAAAGCAAACAGGCTTAGGAAAACGAAGAAGCTTTTACTGCGAAAAAGACCAAAAGCTTTATTCCTGATATTACTATTAGATTAAAAATCAATTTCCATCCTTCATATTCCCGCAGATGGTGCAGATTTTTTTTCAGATTTGCAAAATATCCTGGATTTACGGGAAAATTAAAACAGAAAGACTTGTGTCATCTGAATAATCTGTGGGAGATTTTTTAATCACAGAAAAGCCTTAGCATTTTAACTGCACAGAACTCGCTAGTCAGAACTCAGGAACCCACCTGCATATTTTGTAAAGAACTCTGATCTGTAGACCTCTCCTATCGGAATTTCAGATTCATCAATATAGATATTATGGTTATCAAATGAATCAATGAAATCAACATTCACCACATAAGATTTGCTGACCCTTAAAAAAGCTTCACATGAAATTTTCTGATGGATGGTTTTCAGGTTCATGGCCGTGATAAGCTTCTGCTGGCGGGTATGAATCACAACATAGTCTTTCAATCCCTCAATAAATTTAACATCCGAAAAACTAATTTTATAAAATCTCCGGTCTGCCTTAATGAACAGAAAGTCTTCCGTATTGGATTCTACCGTATTTTTTATGGTATTTTTAGATAAAAGTTCGCTGTACAAAATAGCTTTCCCTATTGCTTTTTCAAGTCGTTTAGGATCAACAGGCTTCAGAAGATAGTCTACCGCTTCCAGCTCGTAACTTTTGAGAGCATATTGGGAATACGCTGTTGTGAAAATAACCAGTGTTCCTTCCGGCAGCATTTCTGCAAACTCAAGTCCGGTAACCATTGGCATTTCAATATCCAGAAAAATAAGATCGGTATCATTGGTTTTAAGAAAATCCAGTGCAGCCGGGGCATTAGAAAACTCTCCAAGAATCTCAATTTTTGAAATTTCGTTGATCAATGAGCGCATTTCTGCTCTTGCCAGTGGTTCATCATCTACTATAATACAGTTCATACAGGAATTTTTAAATTTACGGTATATTCTTTTTCTCCGGAAGCAATCTTCAGATCAAATGTACTGCCATATAACAGCTCCAGTCTTCTTTTAATATTGGCAAGCCCCAGTCCGCTGTACTTTTCGTTGGATATGATGAATTTAGGATCCCTGGAATTAATACATGTAAAGAATAATTCTTTATTTTCAACCCTGATGATGATCCTGATATAAGAATCTTTTCCACTGATGTCTGCACTGTGTTTTACAGCATTTTCAACAAAAGTAGTGAATAAATTAGGAGGAATAAAAACACTTTTCGAAGCCTTGTTTTCTGTATCAGCTTCAATATCAAAGGAAAAATTCTCTCTTCTTATCTTTTCCAGAGTAAGAAAATTGGAAAGGAAATCAATTTCTGAGGTCAGCAAAGTTTTTTCTTCACTGTTTTCATAAAGCTGATACCTAAGGAATTCCGAGAGTTTGACGATCACCGTGGATGCTTTTTCCGGATCTGTCCGGGTCAGTGCTTTCACATTATTCAGCATATTAAAAAGAAAATGCGGATTAATCTGATTCCGGAGTTCATTCAGTTCCATCTGAAGGGTAAGGTTGCTGAGTTCCATAATTCTTTTATTATCATGAATCCATTTTTGCAGAAGCTTTACGGTTGTTGTGGTCAGAATGATGGGTACACACATCAGAACACCTTCATAGATACTGCCCTTTTCACCTTCTGTTTTTATGTTGACAATCCTAAAATCGGAAAACAGGGTTTTAAATCCATATCCGATCAGGTTTAGCCCAATCACTCCCATTAAAACCAGCAATATAAGATAGGTAATATATCTTGCTCTGAAAAAGAACCTGGGCACAAGGACATAAATATTAATGTAAACCATCGTAATCAACATTATATATACAAAAAAGAGAATATAATACTGATATATACCAGAATACCAATGCCAGAACCTGGCACTGTACAACAGGAGAAAAAAGAAAATTAAAAACAACAGGTGTCTGGAAAGTCTGAACCGGCCTTCTGTCAGAAAATCCATAACAAGTGTTTCTTTGAATCTGTAGTTGCTTAATTTCATATTTTCCGGAGTGATGAATACTGGAACAAAAATAGAGAATAACGAAAACTATTCATATAATATTATACCAACCCTGTATTTTATTATACCAATTTTCCCGCACTCTGATTTCGTATAAAATAAAAGCGGTTTCGTATAAAAAGATTCAGGAGCATGTCTATTCTGTATTTCTTTGTCCTGTTCAATTTATGCTTATGGAATTAGCCGTTTTTCAGGAATTAGCAAAGGAAATCACTTTAGAATGTTTTTATATGACAGAATCCCAACAGGAAGAAAAAGTAATACAGCTTATTGATCTTCATCATTTTGCAGAATGTTATCATGAACATCTCAAAATCCTAAACTACATCCACCATCCTATTAATATTATAGAAGAAAAAGGGATCCGGAAAGGTATTTTATTTTATGACATGAAACATTCCACGCCGTTTGACTGGAATGCATTTGAGGAATTCAAAAGATATAATGAACTCAAAGAGCTCTGGTTTGTTTTTGTAGAAGAGGACCTGACAGCTGGAAGCGCCCGCTATACCAACTTCATCATCGAGAACAGCATTGAAATATTTTATGACAGGATATTTCGGTTCAATTTTTTCCAGTCTGCCATCCAACAACTAAAATAAAACCATGAAAACATTGAGAAGAGTTCTTTTTCCGCTTGCCATCTTTCCTTTTAAAAGTATCGTAAATGCTCAGAAAAAGACAGTATTCCTTTAAAAGTAAGGGCATTTTTTGCCGATAAATTTCCACAGAACCGCGATCTTATTGTAGATTTTACCCAGACTGCACCTTATAAGTTTTCATCAGAGCTTCAGGGTGCAGATCTGCCAGACAATCGAGTAAAAAGCTTTCAGCAGATAAGAGCCAGAGCCAATATTTATTTTATCAAAAAGAAAAACTGGCTGCTGGGTACCTCTCTCAATTACCGCTACACCTCAATGAATACGGAACATCCTGTAGAGCCCGGAGCCGGAAAACAGGAAAAAAACTTTCATTATCATACTGAGGCAGTGAATTTTAATTATTTTTCAAGGTTATTTAATAAAACAGCCATTTATACGGCTTCAGTTTCTGTAGATGGAAGTAATCAGCATTTTGAAAGAGCCCGGGGAACAGTAACAGCTTCAGTGATTTTGAAAGCAACACCAAAAACAAAAATGATTATCGGTATTGCCGGTTTTATTGATCCCAGTGCACAGATTCCGGTGCTCCCCATCTTTACTTATGAAAACAAATTTAATAACGGATGGGTTCTCGATATTCTTCTTCCGAAAAAAATGCTGATCCGAAAAGATATTTTCGCCAATGGAAGGATCTCCCTGGGAACAGAAATGGACAATACTAATTTTTACCTGTACCGCAATAACAGGACTTACGAATTTCGGCAGGTTGAGATCAATTCGGGAGCGATGTATGAACATAACCTTGGTGGAAACTTTGTAGGAATTTTAAAAACAGGAATCAGGGCTGTCCCGCGAGCAAGAGTTTTTGACAAAGAGGAATCTTTTAAAGACTATATTTTTGAAGCGAAATATCAGCCGTCATTTTACCTCGATGTCGGAATTTCCTATAATCCATTTGGAAAACCTCGGACAAAGTAATGCCAACTCAGGGAAATTTTCAGAAAATTCCAAAAAAAATAATCCGTCAACCATTACTTTTCTAAAGAAGATCACCGCCCGATCTTTATAACAAACTGAAAAACCCGACCAATAAACTTAACTGCCTTACCTATTACCTATTACCTATTACCTATTACCTATTACCCCTAAGTTTATCATCGCACTATATCTAATGCGTTCCCATCTTTGAGAACACATTAATAACAATAACCCCAATAACAATCAGGGCAATACCGATAATTGCTGGGAGGTCAGGAACCTGTTTAAAAGCAATTACACCAATAAGGGTGATAAAAACAATTCCTACCCCAGACCAGATTGCATAGGTTATCCCTACCGGAATCTGCCGGAGCGTAATACTCAGGAAATAAAATGCAGCAGCATATCCTATTACAGTAGCTACAGAAGGCCATAGCTTTGAAAATTCTTCAGATTTTTTCAGAAAACTGGTTGCGATGATTTCAAATA
This region of Chryseobacterium vaccae genomic DNA includes:
- a CDS encoding APC family permease — protein: MNQLFRRKIYSDTDTSTGLLRVLGVWDIVFFGIAAIIGAGSFSSLGEAVFRGGPGVILLYLICGFACGFTALCYAEFASRIPTAGSAYTYAYASFGELIAWIIGWALIMEYSFGNIYVAFSWSDYFTSFLERLGMHIPDYLTCSYTEARKAFQNGSENKELLNAWKSAPLIGSLKFIVDIPALVINGLITWLCYVGVKESKNFNNSLVILKLAVIVLVILVGCAYVNSENWTPVSPVTGTPSFMPNGFAGVMSAVSGVFFAYIGFDALSVLSEETKDPQKTLPKGMIISLVLCTFIYIALTLVLTGMVDYRKFDGVGDPLSFIFEKTNANVAWMELVVSFVAIVAITTVLLVFQMGQPRIWYAMSRDGLMPQRFQKVHPKYKTPSYATIVTGIVVGIPILFTDKTFILDFTSIGTIFAFVLVCAGVLLLPAKEKIKGRFHLPYVNGKIIFPVIFIGGLAAFYYWQPEFFDNLMNWKDPKEGEFRASIFFFILINLVLCIVTFIKNLSLIPLIGLSSCLYLLTGMSHDNWFWFGLWFAIGMVIYFGYGYRNSKLRKEIK
- a CDS encoding DUF962 domain-containing protein translates to MSERIKTYREFYQFYLTEHRKMGTRIFHFIGTLLIFVVIWYVISSGKERFLWYIPIFGYGFAWFSHAVIEKNKPATFRYPLWSLISDFRLFFELLIGKQKFTGIEAKPKESTKL
- a CDS encoding lipocalin-like domain-containing protein; amino-acid sequence: MRNRIGAGILFFTAVFLCNAQKIKKEDVIGFWKLKEAGFYEEGKKVVKDFDDCRLMRNYSIREDGFAVYNRIEGSSGNCTPTEPRLSFWKITENRIQFYVGDQVLEESVVTLNKDKTITLSSYIPEHIKVAGDTLAEKVINTVHYDILEKQY
- a CDS encoding DUF4377 domain-containing protein produces the protein MKSITTILKGAVPALALFTVTQCTTANAAGADEKTFIVGPETADCTGVAPMKCLQVKEKASENWTNFYTNIEGFTYEPGYEYVLKVKTEKIANPPADGSSIKYTLVKQVSKTKKNTANAGEKTLIVGAQTVDCSAGAGRMKCMQVKESASESWTNFYSQIEGFTYEPGYEYVLKVKTEKIANPPADASSIKYTLIEQVSKTKK
- a CDS encoding SPFH domain-containing protein; its protein translation is MSLYLAPIIFFGLIILFASFFVVKQETAAIIERFGKFQTVRHSGLHLKIPVIDQIAKRLNLRIQQLDVMIDTKTLDNVFIKMKISVQYQVIRNQVGDAYYRLENPENQITSFVFDVVRAEVPKLKLDDVFVRKDDIAVAVKSELQEAMNSYGYDIIKALVTDIDPDEQVKHAMNRINAAEREKTAAEYESEAQRIRIVAVAKAEAESKKLQGQGIADQRREIAKGLEESVRMLNNVDINSHEASALIVVTQHYDTLHAVGASNRSNLVLLPNSPTAASNMLNDLVVAMTTANTVGEATKGKYPEPPQKNS
- the dgt gene encoding dGTP triphosphohydrolase; its protein translation is MNLNQIFTNQRTGNNPHTKASRTDFQRDFDRIIFSSAFRRLQNKTQVFPLPGSVFVHNRLTHSLEVSSVGRSLGSIIGEFISETYKNELTEDSRNFYLHNLGNVIAAACLCHDVGNPAFGHSGEDAIASYFERNEKDLKPKFNEKEWADLVNFEGNANAIRVLAQRQQGKDEGGIQLTFSTLASIAKYPCEAVAKKKGIIHRKKFGFFQNEKDLFLEIAKGTSLITESSEPYIFKRHPFVWLVEAADDICYNIIDMEDAHRLGIVSTADCENLFFELVKSESNDMGRVKNKLASISNENEKISYLRAKAINALINKSLEIYRNNFETILEGNLDKALLDVYKADNRALHDIESFSIEKIYNHKAVVEIENAGYNVMYELLDHFIPSILKPEDERKSYDKKALKLLPRQFVYEEGTDYQKVLGVIDFVSGMTDNFATDLYRKIKGIDIGMTV
- a CDS encoding DNA-formamidopyrimidine glycosylase family protein, which gives rise to MPEGPSILIMKESLQYFVGKTVTEASGNAQFDKDPLIDQILLDIRTFGKQTYLIFRKHAIRIHLLMFGSYSTDEQTKPDKSLRLSLHFQSESMYFYTCSVKLVDSEFLSSIDWEADVMSDLWNPEKAEQKLKAKPGMMVCDALMNQDIFSGVGNIIKNEVLFRIGVQPESLVGKLPAKKRKDLIAEARNYSFDFLEWKKEFVLKKHWLVHTKTICPKCGLKLIKKQTGLGKRRSFYCEKDQKLYS
- a CDS encoding LytR/AlgR family response regulator transcription factor; protein product: MNCIIVDDEPLARAEMRSLINEISKIEILGEFSNAPAALDFLKTNDTDLIFLDIEMPMVTGLEFAEMLPEGTLVIFTTAYSQYALKSYELEAVDYLLKPVDPKRLEKAIGKAILYSELLSKNTIKNTVESNTEDFLFIKADRRFYKISFSDVKFIEGLKDYVVIHTRQQKLITAMNLKTIHQKISCEAFLRVSKSYVVNVDFIDSFDNHNIYIDESEIPIGEVYRSEFFTKYAGGFLSSD
- a CDS encoding sensor histidine kinase; the encoded protein is MKLSNYRFKETLVMDFLTEGRFRLSRHLLFLIFFFLLLYSARFWHWYSGIYQYYILFFVYIMLITMVYINIYVLVPRFFFRARYITYLILLVLMGVIGLNLIGYGFKTLFSDFRIVNIKTEGEKGSIYEGVLMCVPIILTTTTVKLLQKWIHDNKRIMELSNLTLQMELNELRNQINPHFLFNMLNNVKALTRTDPEKASTVIVKLSEFLRYQLYENSEEKTLLTSEIDFLSNFLTLEKIRRENFSFDIEADTENKASKSVFIPPNLFTTFVENAVKHSADISGKDSYIRIIIRVENKELFFTCINSRDPKFIISNEKYSGLGLANIKRRLELLYGSTFDLKIASGEKEYTVNLKIPV
- a CDS encoding DUF6268 family outer membrane beta-barrel protein; the encoded protein is MGTSLNYRYTSMNTEHPVEPGAGKQEKNFHYHTEAVNFNYFSRLFNKTAIYTASVSVDGSNQHFERARGTVTASVILKATPKTKMIIGIAGFIDPSAQIPVLPIFTYENKFNNGWVLDILLPKKMLIRKDIFANGRISLGTEMDNTNFYLYRNNRTYEFRQVEINSGAMYEHNLGGNFVGILKTGIRAVPRARVFDKEESFKDYIFEAKYQPSFYLDVGISYNPFGKPRTK